GCATATAACTCCGAGAGCACAGTGCCTTGAACACAGTGTTTGTATACAAAGAGCTGTTGACATGTTGACTTATCGATTAACATGACAGATGTGttttatgtgtcaggcactgagaACACAGTAACCACTAAGCAAACACTATCTCTGCCCTTCGGGAGCTTATATTCTGGAGCATGTtatccagtagaactttctgtaatgataaaaatactctgtatctatttaaaatttacatttaagttAAATAGTTCTTTGGTCTTATTAGTTACATTCACCTGCTCAATAGCCAGCTGTATGCGACTAGTGGAGATAGACTACTAGAAAGAAAACAGGTAAATAAACTTGTTCATTCTGTCAGTAATTGTTGGGTGCCTTCTATGcatcaggcactattctaggcatTAAGCACATAGCAGAgaacaatacagagaaaaacagtcaCTACCATTTTTGAGGTTTACATTTTACTGGGTGAAGACAGGTAAAGTAGAGTAAGAAAGGAAAGGTTTATCAGTGTGATGAGGAAAAGCCTTTCTGAGGAGGTGACAGTTAAGCAAAGATATAAAGGACATGATAGAGGGAACCTTGGGGAAATATAGGGGAACTGCGAGTTCAAGGGCCATGACACAGGTGACATGTtcagggggcagcagagagaaCAGTGTGGCTAGAgtagagcaagcaagcaagcaagcgagagagacagagattgtgAGGAGATGAGGACAGAGAGGTGATAGAGACAGACCTGGTAGTACCATGTGGGCTACCGTAAAGACCTTGGTCTTTACTCTGAGGTGGGATGCTTTTGAAGGATTTTGAGCAAAGGGGTAATATGGTCCAACTTAGACATTAACTAATTATGGCTGTGTTTGGAGAACAGACTGCAGGGGGCCGGGACAGAGTTAAGGAGACGGAAGAAGAGGCTACCATAATCATCTAGGCAAGATATAATGATGGCTTGGACCAGGCTGGTGGCATGGGAGATGAGGAGGACAGGATGGACACAACTTCAGATAGTGCTAAATGCACTGAGGAAGATGAAACAGGATAACAAGAAaagttgcaactgagaggggtgAAGGATGGCTTTCACTAGTGGAATCCCAAAAGCCTCCCTCTAAAGTGACATTTTAACTTAGACTTAAGGTTGACAGATAGCCAGCCCCACACAGAATACAGAGAATAAAACCCCTGGCCTCCCAGGGTGAGCCAGCCAGCGCAGCTTGTGGGCACTAAATCAGGCCCCTCACCCCAATTTCCTTCCCAACAGGTCCAACAGACTCTGGAGGCCCGGGCAGCTGCTGCAGCCACAGTGGTTCCTCCCATGGTGGGTGGACCTCCTTTCGTGGGTCCAGGTAAGGAgtggtggaggagagggagccaGGGGATCAATCAGAGTAATAAAACGGGATGCCTGGGACACTCCTCCCACAATCCTTGTCTCTTTCCATTCCAACAGTTGGCTTTGGCCCTGGTGATCGGAGTCACCTGGATAGTCCAGAGGCTCGAGAAGCTATGTTCCTGCGTCGAGCAGGTAGGTCCGGGCCAGGAATCCCACCTGTAACCAAGCACTCTTGTTTTGACGACTACAGCATCTTGCCGACATCATTGTGCTAACTCTTAATTTCATCCCCATTCTGACATTACCGTCTTCCTAAAGCACAAACCGGATCATACACTTAAGAGTTTGCCCTTAGTAAGGCTTCACTTGATCATTGCAAACCAACCCCCTTATTGTTACTCCTAATCCCTACTCTTTGCTGTGTTTCTCCATGGTACTTAATACCCTGTAACAAGCTATACAAATTATTTATTACGGTAATCACCTTTTGTTTCCTCTAAAATATAAGGTCTATGAGGAACAAAAGTCTTGTGCCTGCCACATTGTAAGCAGTATGTGCTATCTGTGGATGGGGTAAATAAACCATCAAATAAACACCAAGCTCCTCAGCTGGCAGTCAAGACCTTGCATCCCCTAGCCCCTTACACAGAGATCCCCATATACTCTCCAGAAGTCCTAGGCATTGCTAGAATGTGCCCACAATGTTCTTGTTGACCTCCCTTCTGTCCCCTGCTGTCATCCAGCTGTAATCTTCCAAAGCCTATTGACTAAATCAGAATCAAGTTAACTAAATCTATCCTCTCCACAGGTCATTCTTACTTTTGTTGTCAAGGTGATGTTTATATACACATGGTCAATTTTTCTAACACTACTTCCTGATATGTATGAAaagaatacatgttctttttttttttttaagatttttttaaatttatttttatttgacagacagagatcacaagtaggcagagaggcaggcagagagcgaaggaggggaagcaggctccctgatgagcagagcctgatgcagggctcaatcccaggaccttgggatcatgacctgagccaaaggcagaggctttaacccactgagccaccctggtgccccaagaaTACATGTTCTTAAAGTTCTGGTACAGTCACTATTAGATCAAACTTATGCGTTGTGTTACTTAATCTCTTTTACACTTTTTTAATCTGATATCTGAGAAATCTTAACATCTCTTCTTCTTTAGTATGGCTTTGATCAAAATGCACATCTGACCTAGTCACCCTGCCTAGCTACCAACCTTGCTGTGGCTCCGTGCTGCCCTCAGGAGGACATCCATGATCAGGCCAACAAGGCTATGCTTGGATGCCTGCTGACcttttgaccattctcttacaatgCTTTCCAAATTTCAGCCTCTGTTATTAAAATTACACTGaattgaaaagggaaagaaaataatttgtagaTGTTCTCCTTGCCAGTAATCTTTACAGTCACCCTTTGCCTGACCAAAGGCAGCTGGGTCTTTATTATCCTTTAGGTTTTGGCTCATAGGTCCCTTTCTCTAGGAAAACTCTAGCTACCCTAACTAAGTCAGAGGGCTACTATGGTTTCCCACCACTCCCCAGACTTCCCCCTCATAGTTCCAGTCACCCTGCCTGGGCTTTACCCCATCCTGGCCCTGATCACTCTGGGCTGTCACCCTCTGGTGATGGGTCTCTTCCCTCCTGCTCTGGACCAGGAGCTCCCTGAGAGCCTTTGGTCCTTTGGTGTGTCCATAGTATTGTCCAGAACAGGGACACCCAAAGGAGATGCTCAGTGGTAAATTtttgctgaatgaacaaatggaaagactcCTGCATCACCTAGAAGGTTCCCCAGACTCTTCTCCAGGATTTCTTGGATGCTGAGagtacccacacacacacacctcacctCAAGTGCCCCGGTCCCCCATGACACacacccccatctctctctcccacagcTGTGGCCCCCCAGAGGGCCCCTATCCTGCGTCCGGCCTTCGTCCCCCACGTGCTACAGAGAGCAGGTGAGGGGGCCAGGGTCATCATCTGTGCCACATAACTTTCCCCTTAAATCCTCCAACTCCCCCACTAACACCCTGACAGATTCTGCTCTTTCTTCTGCAGCAGGTGGTCCCCGCCCCATGGCCCTGCGGCCCCCTCACCAGGCCCTCGTGGGTCCCCCTCTGCCTGGCCCCCCGGGACCACCTATGATGCTGCCACCGATGGCTCGGGCCCCAGGGCCCCCCCTGGGCTCCATGGCTGCTCTGAGACCTCCGCTGGTAAGTGTGGACGGGGAGCTCGTGGCCAGAGGTGTGACGGGTGGAGAGATGCTCAATCCTGGCTTGATGGGCCATGTCTGAATCTGCCTTCTCACTCCTTGACTCTGTCTCTCActatttctttttgtggctgaatctgtttttctttctttttgtgaggAAAGTAGAGAAACACATGCCTTGGGTTGTTTCTGTCCCTATATCTCTATTTTTCTGATtgtccctctctgtttttctgtccTCGTGTCCTTGCCCTTGTGTCTGTCTCTGACTAGAAATTCCTTTCTCGGTGTAGGTGTCTCTTGTCTGCTCTCTGGCCTCAGACCCTTGCTTTGTTGTACAGGATGGGGGTAAGGTCTGAGCCTGGGAAAGGGCACTCTTCATTGTCTCCCTTTCCCACAGGAGGAGCCAGCAACACCTCGAGAGCTGGGGCTAGGCCTGGGGTTGGGcttgaaagagaaggaagaggcagtGGTGGCAGCGGCAGCCGGGCTGGAGGAGGCTAGCGCAGCTGTGGCCGTTGGGGCAGGAGGTGCCCCCACCGGCCCTGCGGTCATTGGGCCCAGCCTGCCATTGGCCCTGGCCATGCCTTTGCCTGAGCctgagcccctgcccctcccgctAGAAGTTGTACGAGGCCTACTGCCCCCACTGCGCATTCCTGAGCTCCTGTCCCTGCGTCCACGACCCCGGCCCCCACGGCCTGAGCCACCACCTGGCCTCATGGCTCTTGAGGTAAGCAGGGAACATAGCAGCTGGGGATGGGAGGCAGGTAGaatgggcagggagggcagaCAGGAACCCATGATCTTCCACACCCAGAAACCCATGTAGTCCTGTACTGATGGAGGTAAGAGGGACTCAGGAAATTGGAGGGGCTGGGAGGACATAGGGGAAAAGGAGACAGACACAGGTACTTCACATTAAGAAGTACATCCAGCTCTTTAATTATAGAAGCAGGACAGTGAGAGGCATAGGCAGGTGGGGGAAGGTTGAAGGGGACACATGGGTCCAGGAGACTTAACACCAAGCCTTTTGCGCCCTATCCCCCTTTCCTCTACAGGTCCCAGAGCCCTTGGGTGAggacaagaagaaaggaaagccagAGAAATTGAAACGCTGCATTCGCACCGCAGCTGGGAGCAGCTGGGAGGACCCCAGCCTGCTGGAGTGGGATGCAGGTAAGGGGCCCAAGTGCAGGGCCAGGGATTGCTCAGTCAAGGACGCACCAAGGTCTCCTCCTTGGGGCAGACACAGGGAAGGTAAACCAACTCACTCCACAACTGCCGCCTCTCTGTAGGGCAGGCCCTGCTATTTGCCTGCCTCATGGAGGGCTAGGCTATGGTTCTGGGGGACAGGCCCCCACGTAGCCAGTGAACGGAATTTCATAAAGGTAACTGATACCTAGGACTTTCTGAACTGTTTTATTCATGAGAGGCCTGGCTTGCTAAAggtaaagggaattttttttctctctcaacttcttatgaaaaattttaaacactgggggtgcctgggtgactcagtcagttaagactctgcctttggctccagtcataaacccagggtcctgggagcaagccccacatctggttccttgctcagtggggaacctgcttctccctctccctgccactccccctgtttgtgcgcgtgctttctttctcttcctctgtcgaataaataaatacaatctttaaaaaaaatttttgaaacacTGAATTGCGCAGTGAACAGTCATGTATATCCGCCCCTACATTCAGCAGTGGCCATTTTGCTGTATTCACTTTACCTTTCTGTGTGTATACATGTTTTTTTTGGATTTTGCTCAGTCATTTGGAGCAAGTTATAAATGAAGTTATCACTTCACTCCTAAATACCTCCGCATTCATCTCCTAAGAAAAGTGACAGTCTCTTTTATATCATAATATCGTTAACATTCCTAAGAAAATGAATGATCATTCTGTGTTATCTCATATTCCCTTTATGTTTAAATTTCCCTAGTTGCCTCTAAACCATCTGTTGCAGCCGTCTTTGCCCGTGAATCAGGATGCTGGCAATTTTCGGTCTCTAGATTACCTTGTAATGAAAATGGTCTCCCTACTACCACTTTGTCTTGCGtgtaacagttttgttttttttttaatgtccaacCTAGTCGGTCTGTAGAAGATCCCTCCCTCTGAGTTTATCAGACTTTTTCCTCTTAGGGGAGCCTAACTTATTCTCAGAGAGTGTCCCTAATCACCACAGAAGCTGTGGGGCAGCCACAGTGCTAGCTGAGGAAATGGACCTGCCTCCTATCTGAGTCCTTGACTTCTGCCTCTTTTGAGAATCGTCCACCTGCCCCAGGCCAGGGCATGGCAGTGTCAGCCTAGAGGTGGTCAGGGCATGCTATAGACCCTAATTCTGTGATCTGGGCAAATCACTTAGGCTTTCTATCCTTCTTTCCTCACTCTTACaaggggataataatagtatgtGCCTTGTTGGGAAGGGATGCTTTGGGCTTGAGTATATTCAGTCTGGCTCATGCCCAGCCCAGGGGAGATGCTCAGGAATGGCAGCTGAGGTCAGCCTTGGAGAAGGATCAGAGCGTGTTCATGTTTCGAGAAATTAGAGTGGGCTTTGCAAAGAAAGCAAACGGGTGTAAGGAGCCTGGGGGATATCCATGGGGAGAAGTCCAGGAGACCAAGGGGTGCCAGGAGCTCAGAGGAGAGGCCAGGGGTAGGACAGAGTTGGAGCCTTCATCATGGCAATGGGTGAGTTGGCCCTGGGGTGGGGAAAGGCAGTGCAGGTAGTTAAAAGTGAGGACTCTGGAGCCAGGTGCCCTAGCTCTGCGACTACCTGGTTGAGTAACTTTGGGCAGGTAACATGACTGTTCTGTGCCTCGGTATAAAAGGGCCCATTGGGCATTCCAGATGTGTTAGAACCTCATGAGTACTTAGTAGACAGTCTAGTGCAGGGTAAACACCATACAGATTTTGGCTGTTATTACAGAGAGGGCCCCAGGCCAAGACTGCTGGGAATACAGAgggaggggggtttgggggatgcCTCCAGAGAAGGGGAGCTATTTAAGTAAGGCAGACACAGGACCAGGCATCTGCATCTTATGACCTCCTCTTTCCCAACCCCAGATGACTTCCGGATCTTCTGTGGGGATTTGGGCAATGAAGTGAATGATGACATCTTAGCACGCGCCTTCAGCCGCTTCCCATCCTTCCTTAAGGCTAAGGTGATCCGAGACAAGCGCACAGGCAAGACCAAGGGCTATGGCTTCGTCAGCTTTAAGGACCCCAGCGACTACGTGCGCGCCATGCGTGAGATGAATGGTGGGTGAGGCCTCTCTCAGGGACCATGGGTGTGACGAGCATCTGGCCTAAGCCTGACCCCGAACCTGACCTTGAACCCTCCATTCCCACAGGGAAGTATGTGGGCTCACGCCCCATCAAGCTCCGCAAGAGTATGTGGAAGGACCGGAACCTGGATGTGGTGCGCAAGAagcaaaaggagaagaagaagctgGGCCTGAGATAGGGTCGGTGGTCAGGCACCCGCTCCCTCCTGGCCGGGCGCTGGCTCTTCTCCCCATTCTCTTTGGAAGATCCCCAACtagccacccacccaccctccccaaaACCAGTTTCAATAAATTTACGTTATTTCCGTCCCTGGCTCGGCTTGCAAGCACTCTTTGGGGAGCAGGGCTTGGCATCCCCCAATCTGGGAATAGTGATGAGTAGGGAGCTTTGAAAGTTTACCTGGGCAAACATGCAGATGGACATCTTTCTGTCCCTACTGTGCTCCCGCCACATCTTCCTGAACCCTCTTTTAAGTGCATTTTGAGTACAGCCCATTTGACAGAGGAGAAAGTAAAGGCTTATTAGAGTGATGCCACAACCAAGCCGAGACTCAGTCCATTTGTCTTCCGACTCCAGCCTATGTTCTCAGTACCAAGGTAAGGGGTCTTCTGGGCCCTGCTCTTCTGGAGGTCACAGCCTTCCAGGCTTTCATCCATTCAGCAAACTCACAGAAGGCCTAGCCAGTGCTGGCGACATGGTGACTGAAACCATCCTGGACTCTTCCCTCAGCTTGGTCCAGTGGCGGCAGATAGGCCCACTGCGACATGGAGTGGTTAGGGTTGGGGTGATGGAGCCCAGGGTGCTGACGTgggagtcagggagggcttcctgaaggAACTGGCCACTTCTGAGTCTGTCTCATGCTCTTCCTATCATTCTCACCCAGTCTCTGAAGTTCTCACCCCCTggtccctgcccctgcctccttcAGACCTCCAGTTCACAGCATGGCCCTGTCAGGGTTCTTTCTAAAGTGCAAATCTGATGGCAGTCCCATTTGAACTTGGTTCCGGCTTCTCAGGGCTTGCTGCTGCCTTCAGGGTAAAGTGCAAGCTCTTAGTCTTGTGTTCAAGATCCTGCTCAGACACTTCTTCAGATAGGCAGTGGCAAGCTTGGACTTGCCTTGAACGGGGAGAAGAGCCATCTGCATCCCTGAGACtgttttccagtttcttcatCCCTCCAAACCCCAGCCACCTTCTCTCACTGTATGTCTCTGTGGACCCCCTCaaattcttctctgttttttcctGTGAGTGTCTCTGTGAGTGCCCctctggtttgtttctttgtttgtttgtttgtttttgtctctaaatgtctgtctctgagtctctgttctctctctgcatctatggatctctccccctctcttttccCAGCCCCATGCTTGCCACTGCCTATCTGAAGAAGTGTCTGAGCAGGATCTTGAACACTAGACTAAGAGCTTGGACTTTACCCTGAAGCCAGCAGCTAGCCCTGAGAAGCCGGAACCAAGTTCAAACGGGACTGGCATCAGATTTGCACTTTAGAAAGAACCCTGACAGGGCCATGCTATGGACTGGAGGTCTgaaggaggcaggggcagggaccaggcagaggagggagactgTGTGGTTCAAGCATGGGGCGGGGATGAGGGTCTCCCAGGGGCATAGCCAGCAGAACCCTGGGTTGAGAGGGGGcatgggaggaggaaggaaacaaagCCAAGACCTCCCTGGGAATCTGGACGCCCAGGAGAGGTGTCAAGTTACCTCTGTTCCTGACTTCCTCCCTTATTGCTCCCTCTCTGACGTCACATTTTCCAGTCTGGTTAGAAGGGCGAgggcctcccctccctccctcacaggAAGTGCCCTTCAGCCCCCTGCCACCTGGGCTAGACAACCCAACCCCGGGACCTATCCCTACCCCCACATCACTAGCCCTTCCCGCTCCTGACCCCCTCTGGTCACTTCAGTCACAGGAAccagggaggagctgggaagAGGGAATGACTGCAGAAaggaagctttttttaaaaaaattcaattaattaacatatattattggtttcagaggtagaggtcagtgattcatcagtcttatataatacctagtgctcatgACATCACATGCCCTCTCTAATGTTCTCAGTgatccccatccccccatccctctcccctgcagcaacccttcagtttgtttcctatgattaaaaatctcatatggtttgtctctgaAAGGAAGCTTTTAAACATGTGCATTTAAGACCTcctgaggaaagggagaaaaaactcAACCATTGGGTTgagagacagatggacagatatgAAGGGATGTAGCAAGCGGAgatggagagatggggagagacacAAAGCTGGAGAGATGAGACCTGCAAGTGAAGGCAGTACAAAGGGAAAGGGCATGGGAAGAAAACCCAGAGACAACAAGACAACAATGGGGACTGAGAGAGAAGGAGGTAGGGAGACAGATGGGGAGGGACTGAAACTTAGCAGGAGAGACTGGGCGGCAAGACCTCACTGGGGTCAGGTCTGGTACAACAGAGACCCAGAGCCAGAGACACTGACTAGGGCAGAGAGCCATGGACAGGCAACACACACAGACAGGAAAAAGGCCGACTTCAGGGAGAGGAGGCCTGGGGCCTGAGGGGCTCAGCAAGAGACCCTGCAGGCCCCTGGGTTAGATGGTGGGGCAGTGATGCCTGGGGGCTCTCAGATCCCCCGATGCTGATCCTGGCACCTCCCACTTGCTCACTCTGTGACCCATTAAGTGGCCTTCCCTCCTAAGGCCCAGTTTCCCTAATGTAACATGAACAGAAGAGCAGTGCCCACACCGcaatcctcccacccccagaatGCCAAGTAGTTAATGGCCAAGCAGGGTGAATACTGGAAAATGCCCATATCAAAGAGGTTCTTTTTAATGGCAAGTACATATTAATACATACAGCAGGATGGGTACAACCACAGGCTCTGAAGCCAAGCTGCCTGGGTTTAGGGTTACtagatttaggaaataaaaatacagagcagggatgtctgggtggctcagtcagttgagcagcttgTTTTCAGCTCCCttctcttgatttcggctccctTCATGGTGTCAGGGTTTTAATACTGA
The genomic region above belongs to Neovison vison isolate M4711 chromosome 7, ASM_NN_V1, whole genome shotgun sequence and contains:
- the RBM42 gene encoding RNA-binding protein 42 isoform X2, translated to MAGAGPAPGLPGAGGPVVPGPGAGMPGKSGEERLKEMEAEMALFEQEVLGAPVTGIPTAVPAVPTVPTVEAMQVPAAPVIRPIIATNTYQQVQQTLEARAAAAATVVPPMVGGPPFVGPVGFGPGDRSHLDSPEAREAMFLRRAAGGPRPMALRPPHQALVGPPLPGPPGPPMMLPPMARAPGPPLGSMAALRPPLEEPATPRELGLGLGLGLKEKEEAVVAAAAGLEEASAAVAVGAGGAPTGPAVIGPSLPLALAMPLPEPEPLPLPLEVVRGLLPPLRIPELLSLRPRPRPPRPEPPPGLMALEVPEPLGEDKKKGKPEKLKRCIRTAAGSSWEDPSLLEWDADDFRIFCGDLGNEVNDDILARAFSRFPSFLKAKVIRDKRTGKTKGYGFVSFKDPSDYVRAMREMNGKYVGSRPIKLRKSMWKDRNLDVVRKKQKEKKKLGLR
- the RBM42 gene encoding RNA-binding protein 42 isoform X1, which gives rise to MAGAGPAPGLPGAGGPVVPGPGAGMPGKSGEERLKEMEAEMALFEQEVLGAPVTGIPTAVPAVPTVPTVEAMQVPAAPVIRPIIATNTYQQVQQTLEARAAAAATVVPPMVGGPPFVGPVGFGPGDRSHLDSPEAREAMFLRRAAVAPQRAPILRPAFVPHVLQRADSALSSAAGGPRPMALRPPHQALVGPPLPGPPGPPMMLPPMARAPGPPLGSMAALRPPLEEPATPRELGLGLGLGLKEKEEAVVAAAAGLEEASAAVAVGAGGAPTGPAVIGPSLPLALAMPLPEPEPLPLPLEVVRGLLPPLRIPELLSLRPRPRPPRPEPPPGLMALEVPEPLGEDKKKGKPEKLKRCIRTAAGSSWEDPSLLEWDADDFRIFCGDLGNEVNDDILARAFSRFPSFLKAKVIRDKRTGKTKGYGFVSFKDPSDYVRAMREMNGKYVGSRPIKLRKSMWKDRNLDVVRKKQKEKKKLGLR